A single genomic interval of Bos javanicus breed banteng chromosome 26, ARS-OSU_banteng_1.0, whole genome shotgun sequence harbors:
- the C26H6orf52 gene encoding putative uncharacterized protein C6orf52 homolog, giving the protein NTEVQLILSRLKTVFTVGQYWHRVKPDFPSCQAHPFGSRYEPQQGGYPPGYSSGRGAGGNGPNLYSACETSGHPSETSLPPKETTSLAENQDEDSLEDPNLHLNIEELNKEFMVKSEELFQSLMNCHWQPLDTVYSEIPDKTPQEQDAH; this is encoded by the coding sequence AATACTGAAGTCCAGCTCATTCTCAGTCGCTTGAAAACTGTGTTCACTGTTGGACAGTACTGGCACAGAGTGAAGCCAGACTTCCCGTCCTGCCAGGCTCACCCCTTCGGCAGCCGGTACGAGCCACAGCAGGGCGGTTACCCTCCTGGCTACAGCTCTGGCCGCGGGGCGGGTGGAAATGGACCCAACCTTTATTCTGCGTGTGAGACCTCTGGACACCCCTCTGAGACTTCGCTTCCACCCAAGGAAACCACATCTCTAGCTGAAAACCAAGATGAAGATTCACTAGAAGATCCAAATCTCCACTTGAATATTGAGGAACTCAACAAAGAATTTATGGTGAAAAGTGAAGAGCTCTTCCAATCTCTCATGAATTGCCACTGGCAGCCTCTCGATACAGTGTACTCAGAAATCCCAGACAAGACCCCCCAAGAGCAAGATGCTCATTAA